A region from the Aegilops tauschii subsp. strangulata cultivar AL8/78 chromosome 5, Aet v6.0, whole genome shotgun sequence genome encodes:
- the LOC109753954 gene encoding subtilisin-like protease SBT5.3, with amino-acid sequence MAGRALLILAAVLLLCAAECRLVHAWKRSYVVYLGAHPYGREATTEDHARATESHHELLASVVGSKQAARDAIFYSYTKNINGFAAYLEEEVATQMAKHPDVLTVMPSKMMKLHTTRSWGFMDMERGGQVLPDSIWKHGKFGQNVIIASLDSGVWPESNSFNDEGMAPVPKRWKGSCTDTAKYGVPCNKKLIGAKYFNKDMLLSHPAVVDRNWTRDTEGHGTHTLSTAAGRFVPRASLFGYANGTAKGGAPRARVAVYKVCWTGECATADVIAGFEAAVHDGADVITVSFGVDAPLADASSYFHEAVTLGSLHATIHGVAVVCSGGNAGPFEDTVVNSAPWVTTVAASTVDRDFPDQLTLGNNATMRGISLEASDLHSNKLFPLINGSSAALPNCTVNLATNCATGCLDPAKVKGKIVVCVRGGDVPRVMMGMTVLNAGGVGMILANGEMDGNDIQADPHVLPATMITYTEAVSLYNYMSSTPEPAANISPSKTELGVKNSPSIAAFSAHGPSGTLPYVLKPDVAAPGVDILAAFTEYVSPTEVAADKRRSEYAIMSGTSMACPHVSGVMGLLKAAHPNWSPAMMRSAVMTTARTQDNTGAPMREMDGKEATPFAYGSGNVHPNRAVDPGLVYDITPNGYFTFLCSLGFSTKDLSRLSSGKFTCPAKPPPMEDLNYPSIAVPALRHRMTIKRRLKNVGRPGTYRASWRAPFGVNMTVDPTVLIFEKAGEEKEFKVKVASEKDKLGRGYVFGKLVWSDGTHYVRSPIVVNALD; translated from the exons atggcgggCCGGGCGCTGCTCatcctcgccgccgtcctcctcctgtGCGCCGCCGAGTGCCGCCTCGTCCACGCATGGAAGAGG TCGTACGTGGTGTACCTGGGAGCGCACCCTTATGGCCGCGAGGCCACGACGGAGGACCACGCGCGCGCCACCGAGTCGCACCACGAGCTCCTCGCTTCCGTCGTCGGGAGCAAGCAGGCGGCGAGGGACGCCATCTTCTACTCCTACACCAAGAACATCAATGGCTTCGCCGCCTATCTCGAGGAGGAGGTGGCCACCCAGATGGCAA AGCACCCGGATGTGCTGACGGTGATGCCGAGCAAGATGATGAAGCTGCACACGACCAGGTCCTGGGGCTTCATGGACATGGAGAGGGGCGGCCAGGTGCTCCCGGACTCCATCTGGAAGCACGGCAAGTTCGGCCAGAACGTCATCATCGCCAGCCTCGACAGCGGCGTCTGGCCGGAATCCAACAGCTTCAACGACGAGGGCATGGCCCCGGTGCCCAAGCGCTGGAAGGGCTCCTGCACCGACACCGCCAAGTACGGGGTGCCCTGCAACAAGAAGCTCATCGGCGCCAAGTACTTCAACAAGGACATGCTGCTGTCGCACCCGGCGGTGGTGGACCGCAACTGGACGCGCGACACCGAGGGCCACGGCACGCACACGCTCTCCACCGCCGCCGGCCGCTTCGTGCCGCGCGCCAGCCTCTTCGGCTACGCCAACGGCACCGCCAAGGGCGGCGCCCCGCGCGCCCGCGTCGCCGTCTACAAGGTCTGCTGGACCGGGGAGTGCGCCACCGCCGACGTCATCGCCGGCTTCGAGGCCGCCGTCCACGACGGCGCCGACGTCATCACCGTCTCCTTCGGCGTCGACGCGCCCCTCGCCGATGCCAGCTCCTACTTCCACGAGGCCGTCACCCTCGGCTCCCTCCACGCCACCATCCACGGCGTCGCCGTCGTCTGCTCCGGGGGGAACGCCGGGCCCTTCGAGGACACCGTCGTCAACTCCGCGCCATGGGTCACCACCGTCGCCGCCAGCACCGTCGACAGGGACTTTCCCGACCAGCTCACCCTCGGCAACAACGCCACGATGAGGGGGATAAGCCTTGAGGCATCCGACCTTCACTCCAACAAGCTCTTCCCGCTCATCAACGGAAGCAGCGCCGCGCTCCCCAACTGCACCGTCAACCTTGCCACAAACTGCGCCACGGGCTGCCTTGACCCGGCCAAGGTCAAGGGCAAGATCGTCGTGTGCGTCCGCGGTGGGGATGTCCCGCGGGTCATGATGGGGATGACCGTCCTCAACGCCGGCGGCGTCGGGATGATCCTTGCCAATGGCGAGATGGATGGCAACGACATCCAAGCCGACCCGCACGTGCTCCCGGCCACAATGATCACCTACACCGAGGCCGTCTCGCTCTACAACTACATGTCGTCCACCCCGGAGCCGGCGGCCAACATCTCGCCGTCCAAAACGGAGCTCGGCGTCAAGAACTCGCCATCCATCGCCGCCTTCTCCGCTCACGGGCCCAGCGGCACGCTGCCCTACGTCCTCAAGCCGGACGTCGCCGCGCCGGGGGTGGACATCCTCGCCGCCTTCACGGAGTACGTCAGCCCCACGGAGGTGGCCGCCGACAAGCGCCGCTCCGAGTATGCCATCATGTCCGGCACGTCCATGGCGTGCCCTCACGTCTCCGGTGTCATGGGCCTCCTCAAGGCGGCGCACCCCAACTGGAGCCCCGCTATGATGCGATCCGCGGTCATGACCACCGCGCGCACCCAGGACAACACCGGCGCGCCTATGCGCGAGATGGACGGCAAGGAGGCCACCCCGTTCGCCTACGGCTCCGGCAACGTGCACCCGAACCGCGCCGTTGACCCGGGCCTCGTCTACGACATCACCCCCAACGGCTACTTCACCTTCCTCTGCTCCCTCGGCTTCTCCACCAAGGACCTGAGCAGGCTCAGCTCCGGCAAGTTTACATGCCCGGCCAAGCCGCCCCCGATGGAGGACCTCAACTACCCATCCATTGCGGTGCCGGCGCTGCGCCACAGGATGACGATCAAGAGGCGGCTCAAGAACGTGGGCCGGCCCGGGACGTACCGCGCATCGTGGCGCGCGCCTTTCGGGGTCAACATGACCGTTGACCCGACGGTGCTCATATTCGAGAAGGCCGGCGAGGAGAAGGAGTTCAAGGTGAAGGTGGCGTCGGAAAAGGACAAACTCGGGAGGGGCTACGTCTTTGGGAAGCTCGTCTGGTCTGATGGGACCCACTATGTGAGGAGCCCCATCGTGGTAAATGCCCTGGATTGA